A window from Gallus gallus isolate bGalGal1 chromosome 5, bGalGal1.mat.broiler.GRCg7b, whole genome shotgun sequence encodes these proteins:
- the NDUFB1 gene encoding NADH dehydrogenase [ubiquinone] 1 beta subcomplex subunit 1 isoform X1 has protein sequence MVNFAQAVRDHWVHILVPLGFVVGCYLDRWNDEKLSAFRNKSVLYKRELKPSEETTWK, from the exons ATGGTGAATTTTGCCCAAGCTGTGCGTGACCACTGGGTTCACATCCTCGTTCCCTTGGGATTCGTGGTTGGATGCTATCTGGACAGATGGAACGATGAGAAGCTGTCAGCTTTCCGAAACAAGAGCGTATTGTACAAGAG AGAGCTGAAGCCCAGTGAGGAAACGACGTGGAAATAA